TTAAACATACAAacattttacatgaaaaattcatccgaaaaagataaaaattatgggcaaagatggcattgacttttcactaaatgaataaacaaatgagagtacaatataaaaaaaaacctaaatgtACATTATCAAACCCTGAAAACAAAACTATAACTTTCATATAATTCTCTCAAAAGGGGTGAAAAATTCTCTCCATAGCTATCATGAAAATTCTAACTAAAACTCATTTACAACTACATCTTGTTGCCTCGAAAAGAAAAACTCTGTAGTATTACTTCTTTAATTGCCTTCTTGAAACACGAATACAAGACCCCTTTAAATAGACTAAGATTAGAGGTCTAATCAGACTAAAATATCCCTAAAGTAATCAGAGTCCAACTAAAAAAAGCAGCCTTGCTTGAAGTCTAAAACGTGACTGTCAAATAAGAGAACACATCATGACATCATGACATGTTGACTCTCCTCGTCATGACGTCAATGCCATATTTGCCTGGGGTTTATATTGCATTGTCTCGACAAGCCCTACCTGCTCGACACAATGCCGGGCCTGTTTTGGTCCTTCTTTGGCTATTCGTTGATTGTTGTCTTAAGTGCCTGTAAAATGTCTGATAAATGCGAGGCACGCCTGACACATTCAAGTTCTGTTTAATCATTGTTCAAATTGGCTTTGTACTTGATACCTTTTCATTTATCAATAACTAGACTTTAAACAGTTGTTTCTCTTATATAGACATTCCAGGAGCTTTTTTGGCTGCAGTTAACCTGTCCACACATATGATGGAGCAGTACAAGGGAGCTCCATTTGGGGAGCTaagcacttttttttttcttgcagcTGGTGTATCATCTTGGTCCTGATGCTTGATCCATAATGCTACTGATGGAATTGGTATTTATTGAATCCCTGTTTTATCACTTAAGAGAAATGATGAATGAGGGCCACAACCACTCTATactaggggtgtgcaaaatttgggtaaaactaaaaaaattcggttaaccaaccgaattcggttaatcggtcggttaaccgaattttttcggtcgggggtcggttaattattttttatttttcggttaacggttgaTTCTGTTCGAAATCGAACGATTAACcgattttttttgatttaacggaaaaaattaataaataaaattataatatataaatagacccactattcacctaaacccaatccaaacccaagtatccaacccaacccaattacccaacccaacccaatcataaaaattacaaataatttaataaataaaaataaaattctaaaactaaaactaaaactaaagtctaaaagtctaaactCAACAGTGAACagacgaaaaaaaaaaaacctaacctTCAACTTCAAATCCCTAATTGAAAACTCCCAAAATCTTTGCCAGGCCAGCCACCTTCCATCCTGCACTCCGGCGTCTACCAGGTCACCATCCATCACCGGCGAGTTGAGGTAGGCTTTTACTAGCTCAAGAGTACTTTCACCAACTAAAGCCTCCATTTCTGCAAATTCTGATTTAAGAATGAAACTAGCTCGATATTCATAATCCCAATAGATATCAACTAGTATTTGTATTTACAAACTGCTTCATTTTCATCTCCGCACCCGAACCCGAACCTGTTTCATCTTCATATAATAATCCTTTGATTGTTTCATGTAATAGTAGTGTTCTTTTCATGCATGGTTGAGATTTGCAAACTGtccaaaaaaacataattaataaaccaaaaaaataaaaataaatgatttttattgaatattttgattgaaaaaataaatgattctCATAGTTATGGCTGGGAGCCATTGTCCAAATATTGAAAATTCAGCATATAAATTCCTTGATTTAAAAGCCATAAACTGCTCTTTTAAATGAAGGGAAGTTTGgttgacatttttttttacaatttggctactgtttataaagtttatatgttgaCCAAATGCTGGAAAATTAGCATACATACTCCATTGTTAAAAAAGCCTTGAGTTGctgtttattgattttaatgctATGTATTGTTTCTGTTTGCATGCtgtcataaattgaattaaagctGTTGTTTGAGTGTTTCAAATTGAGCATTTGCATACTGTCTTAAATTGAATCAAGCTGCTGTTTTAGTGTTTCAAATTGAGCATTTTCATGTtgtcataaattgaattaaagttggTGTTTTAGTgtatcaaattgagcattttcatgcggtcttaaattaaattaagctgctatttaatttttcaaattgagtattattacgctgtcctaaattaaattaaattgttgctTCAGTGTCTCAAAGTAAGCATTATTATGTTATTGAAAAATTGTTAAGGATGCTActtgaaaatgatatttcatttcattccaaaatttaagtatatttcTTGCTTTAATTAATGTCATATATTGCTCATGTTATGTTgtgtaaaatgtgtaaatattttgtttaactgtGTTTTAAAGTGTGCAAATTGTGGCGgttcaaaagattatattaaTCTCTCACATTTTTAACATAATCCAACTCAActatgtttttctaaaactcaacatcaaaatatgtttaatattataaatgtattttaatttattatatactttttttcttgCAGAATGTCAACCGAACCAACATCTATTGAGGGTAGTGTTATACCTCCTACTTCGATAGATTCTGAAAATTCGAGAGTTGGAGCTTCAAGCCAAACAAAGGGGACTATCGGGAAAAGAAAAGCCACTCCTTAAAGGTCAAAAGTTTGGTCTCATTTCACTAAGATTATTAATAGTGAGGGTGCAAGTAAGGCTAAATGTAATTATTGTCAAAAGGAATTTTGTTAtgataagaaaaaaatggtACAGGGTCATTGAAATATCATATTGGTTCATGTAAGAAAAATCCTAGTAATGTTGTTGACACTAGTCAATGACAACTAGTTTTACCTAGAAAGGGAGTTGAAGGGGGGGGGGAGGGAATCTTTCAACTTGGAGATTTGATCAAGAAGCATGTAGGAAATGATTAGCACAAATGATTGTGACTGATGAATTACCTTTCAAGTTTGTTGAAAGTGaaggttttaagaaatttatgtttgtgACATGTCCTATGTTTTATATTCCTTCACGAGCTACTATGACTAGGGATGTTTATCAATTGTATTTAGATGAAAGGGTCAAGATAAAACAACTTTTGAGaagtaattcgggtaattcggttaattcgggtaattcggttaattcagttaattcggttaatttttaaccaaaaataaaaaaacatataattttcggttaattcggttaaccgaccgaattaaccgaaaaaaattggtttagttaatttttttaaaaaaaatttcggttcggttaacggttaaaaattttgaaagatcaattaattcggttaatgttatttcggatcggttaatcggtcggttagcCGACTGAACACCCCTACTCTATACTATCCAAGTTGGGACTGGAAAACTGAGCCACCAAAACTAGTTATGCAGTATCTTGTTTTTTTTGGGAGATGGCTGTGTGTGGCTGTAGATTACAACTGTTGAGCAGGCAGGTAGTCAACCCACTCTCTTATGGAACTTTGGCAACTACTCGAAGCTTAAAGAAAATATCCTTGAAATCATGATAGGGTTTAGGCAACCTACTTCATATTTGATTCTTAAAATACTCTTGGGATGTGCTTCTGCATTTTGGCTTTTGCAATGAATATGCTCTTGATTTCACTTTCTTTGTGGTTCACTCAAATCCACTCTTGGAGCATTTAGAAATGCAGGGACTGTAAAAAATGACAATTTTGAGCTGAGCTTAGAGGACCTATGTTTTTACAAAATACAAACAGGCTTGTGAAGTTTAATATAggcccaacccaacccaactgTCCCCAAGTTCAAGCTAAAGGTTTAGCTTCCTTGAATTGTTGATGATAAGATTACCAAAAAATGTCTAATCCTGTTAGCCTTTACTGCCCCTATCTGCTCATCGTGAATGAGTAAGATTTTTTTAGAGCAATCCTTATTCCATTTTCATTCAAGCTGTCTTGTGTTTCAGGATCATAAATGAGATGGTCCAAGATAGATGAAACCATCTagtttttcttcatttatttgtaTGTATCAACATATTGTACCTGCCATTAAATAACATTAGACAAAGGCTTGCGCCAACATTTTCCTTTTTACATCGGGTAAAGAAAACCACCACATTTGACGAAAGGAAACCTAAATCCCCCTGAAAGCATATACATCAAGCTACGTGTACACTTAAACAACAGATTATTGTCAAAGTCCCTTTCTCAAGAGTTGGTTTTCATTATGAAATGAAGCGCAGTGTGGATTAGTGCTTCCTATAACAGTACCATATTCCCTCACATCAGCCAGCGAGAAAGACCGCCAATTAGAGAGATTCCGGCACGGCGGCGATGATGGGGTGGTATTATCATTATTGCAAGATGATCTGGTTTGTGGGTATAATGGAGGAAGCCGAGGGCTTGAAGTTGAAGTAGAGTCTTCACTGATACTAGACATACTTTCAGAGCTACTCATTGCAACAGCTAGAGCCAATGTGCTTTTGCTTGAGCTGATGGGCCTAATGGGTCTTTTATTGTTCCTGTTTTTGTCCCATATGTGGTTGATTGCCAATAGATTTCTTCTCCTCCTGGTGTAAGCGTTTTCAGGCTTTGCTATGTCTTTAATCGTTGAAGCTGTAGAAGCATCGGCTAAGCTTGTGAAAGACCTTGATTTGCCCTTGTAGAAACTCGAGATGCCTCTCCTGttcaaaaatgaattttagtttattaaaaagaagggaatttgtaatttaattttactttactAAAACCTAATTTGTTTAGTTATCAGAGTCCGCTTAAAGCGGTAGATCTCACAGTATTAATAATAGGAGGATTAGAGGGACTCAAATCGAAATTATAGCAAACTATCCCTAGTTTTGACACCGATCTGAGCCATTTAGTGAGAGAGGAGATGATGATGAACGAACCTCATAGGCAAAACCTGTTGGAGGGAATCCATCATGTTTAAACCACCATTATAAGAGCTTTGAACCTCATTTTCATCGTCGCCGTCCGATGATCTTCCAGACACGTCAGCATCACTGTTCCTCCCGATCGAAGAGGAGGTCATGGGGGAGGACGAACTCCTCCAATCGTCTTCTTCCTCCTCCGCCGCTGGCATGTCTTTGGACGGCGAGGGTTCAAATCCGGAAGTCATAGTGGCGCACTTCATCACGAAAATCAGTggaaaaacaaaagaggaaGATTTGTCTTccttaaaacacaaacaaaagaAGCAAAGGCAAGTGAAAGAGAGAGAGGAAACAAGAGTAGATATGAAGGTTATGGGaaatttgatgtaaataaaatatat
This genomic stretch from Gossypium raimondii isolate GPD5lz chromosome 6, ASM2569854v1, whole genome shotgun sequence harbors:
- the LOC105774396 gene encoding protein OXIDATIVE STRESS 3 LIKE 1, with amino-acid sequence MKKEKIGGVIWLGMKSTTYIIYFIYIKFPITFISTLVSSLSFTCLCFFCLCFKEDKSSSFVFPLIFVMKCATMTSGFEPSPSKDMPAAEEEEDDWRSSSSPMTSSSIGRNSDADVSGRSSDGDDENEVQSSYNGGLNMMDSLQQVLPMRRGISSFYKGKSRSFTSLADASTASTIKDIAKPENAYTRRRRNLLAINHIWDKNRNNKRPIRPISSSKSTLALAVAMSSSESMSSISEDSTSTSSPRLPPLYPQTRSSCNNDNTTPSSPPCRNLSNWRSFSLADVREYGTVIGSTNPHCASFHNENQLLRKGL